The genome window ATCCGGGACGATCGAAATCATCTTCAGACCATCACGAGCAATGGCGTCCACCCGCGCATTGCGGGCGAGTTCGGCGCGGTCAAGCTGCAACCGCCGCCAATTGGTTTCCAGGTCGCGCGCCTGGGCCTGATCGCGTCCCAACTCTACAAAGAGCTGGCGCGACTGATACCGGCTGGTGACCAGAGAAATGGCCGACAGCATCAGTAAAGCCGCAACGATCAGGTTGACGCGACCCATTACCGGCGCCCCCCCTTGCCACCGCGGCGAGGCGGCGGTGCCAGGTCGCTGCCGGGCAGCGAGCCGATCTTCACAAACGCAAAGCCGCCCTCGGCGGGCAGCGGCGTTTCAGTGCGTTCGGCAACGCGCAAGACGGCGGATCGGGCGCGGGCATTGGCCGAGACTTCTTCGTCTTCGGCCAGAATGCGTCCCAGGGAACGCAGGATGGGTTGGGGCATTTCGCTTTCGCGCAGCGGCAAGCGTGCATGCGCAGCAGCCGGCCGAGCCGCCGCCACGATGCACTGCTTGACCATGCGGTCTTCAAGCGAATGAAAGCTGATCACCGCCAACCTCCCTCCCGGGGCAAGCAGATCTAGAGCTGCCGCGAGGGTGCGCGCGAGCTCTTCGAGCTCCCGATTGATGTAAATCCGTAGAGCTTGAAAGGTGCGTGTGGCCGGATGTTGCCCCTTTTCGCGCGTGCGGACGGCGCTGGCGACGCACTCGGCAAGCTCGAGCGTGGTGCACAGCGGCCGTGTTGCGCGGCGAGCAGCAATCGCCTTTGCAACCTGAAAAGCAAACCGTTCTTCGCCATAATCCGCTATGACCTCCCGCATCTCATCCACACTGGCTTGCGCCAGCCATTCCGCCACCGTGGGACCACGTGTGGTGTCCATCCGCATATCGAGCGGGCCGTCTCTCATGAACGAGAAGCCGCGCTCTGCGTCATCAATCTGAGGCGACGAAACGCCCAGATCCAGCATCACGCCATCGACCTTGCCGATGCCGAGCTGCTCTAATTCTTCTGCCATGGTGGCAAAGCCCCCATGGACTACGGTGACCCTGGGGTCCGCTGCCGCCAACTCGCGGGCTACGGCGATCGCCTCGGGGTCTTTGTCGAACACCACCAGCCGGGCGTTTTTACCCAGGCGTCCAAGCAGTTCGCGACTGTGCCCGCCACGCCCAAAGGTGCCGTCGACGAAGACGCCGCTTTCTGACCGCGTAGCCGCAGCCGGCTCGGTCTGCATATGCGACCGTGTTGCACCCTTGCCGCCGAAGTCGGCCAGCAATAGCGCATCCACTGTCGGCTCCAGCAGAACGGGCCGATGTTCGAATTCCATAAATTTTTCAGAACGAAAACTGATTCAACACATCCGGCATACCCTTGGCCAAGTCCTCAGCCTCGCGGCTGGCCAGAGTAGCGGCGTCCCACAGCTCGAAGTGCGCGCCCAGACCGAGCAGCATCACATCGCGCGTCATACCGGAAGCGTTGCGCAGTTCAGGAGCGATCAGAACCCGGCCTGAGCCATCCAGTTCCACATCCTGAGCGTTACCCAGCAACAGCCGCTGCAATGCACGAGCCGTCATGGGAAAAGCCGCGATCTGCTCGCGCTTCTTTTCCCACTCCGGCCGCGGATACACCAGCAAGCAGCCGTCGGGGTGGCGGGTCAGGGTCAGCCGGCCATCGGCCTGCGACACCAGCGCGTCACGATGCCGGGTCGGAATCGAGATCCGTCCCTTGGCATCCAGCGTGAGCGCACTGCTTCCCTGAAACACCACTTTTACCCCACTTAATTGCACAATTTCCTACTATTTCCCACTCTACGGTATGGCACAGGGGCGGTCAAGCGCGTGGTTGCAATTTTTTCAATCACAACAAGGACTTAGATCAACATGTAAATTCGCAAAAAGAAAAACCCCCTAATAAATCAGGAGGTTGCAGCAGTATCTAAATGTCCTTCTTCAGAAGTCGCGGCTAACAATGGCTTTGCATTGTTTTACGAAGGGCCTTCTTGCGCCGGCTGGCAAGGCTTCGCGGCCCAACGCAGGCAAAAATGCTGCGGCCGATGCCCTGAAGGCCAGGCTTTCAGCCTGGCCAGCGATTTCGTGGGGAATTCAATGCAAGACGGGTCTATAGGCCGGATTCTGTACACCAGGTTTCCCTGGCGGACGATCATTCCTCTGCGCGGATCATTGCTGAGCCGCTCTAGCCATCTACCCGCATGCTTGGACGGAGCCGCCCTTCGCGACCCGAGGGCCGCACGCATGCCTATTTGATGTTGCTCCGGATAGAGGTTGCCGCGTTTCACCCTGCGATGCCGACGTTCGTTGCCGAACCCCGCGATACGGAGATAGCCGTATCTGTGCGTGCATGCACGCCCACCCCGCAGTCTCGTCTCTGTGGCCCTATTCCTCAGCCGCGCCCGAAGACGCAACCGGACGGCCGTTAGCCGTTATCCTGCCCTGTGGAGTCCGGACCTTCCTCGATGAATTTGCATTCACCGCGATCGCCCGACCCGCCTTGCGGTTCGTATTCTATTACAGGTCGCGGCTCCGTCCCCAGAAGCCCCCGAATCTGAGGTCCAAAAACGGGCTTCCGATGTTCCTGCGACAATACGACTTGATCCGCTTAGAAGCCGCAGACACTACCTACTACATGGCCATCGCAACTCTCATCACCCTGACCGACATCCAGCTGGCCTATGGCCACCACCCGCTGCTGGATCACGCCGACTTCGCCATTCAGGCTGGCGAGCGCATCGGCCTTATCGGCCGCAACGGCGCCGGCAAGTCCTCGTTGCTGCGACTGCTCGACGGCAGAACCCAACCCGACGATGGCGACATCGCCCGCACTTCAGGGCTGCGCGTCGCAACGGTCGAACAAGAACCCGAGCTGGACGAAAATGCCACCGTGTTCGATGTGGTCTGCAACATCGACGGCGACCACGAAGATTGGCAGCGCCCATCGCGAGTGCGCGCCGTCCTGGAAAAACTGGGTCTGCCCGCGGATGTGCAAATTGCCGGCTTGTCGGGCGGAACGCGCAAGCGCGTCGCGCTGGCGCGCGCGCTGGTCGAAGAACCGGACCTGTTGCTGCTGGATGAACCCACCAACCACCTGGACTTCGAAGGCATCGCCTGGCTGGAAGAGATGCTTCTCAGCTGGCGAGGCGCCGCGGTCATCATCACCCACGATCGCCGCTTTCTGGATGCCGTCACCACCCGCATCGTTGAACTCGACCGCGGCCGCTTGCTGAGCTTTCCCGGCAATTTCTCACAATGGCAAGAACGCAAAGCCCAATGGCTAGAGTCCGAGCGCTTGGAGCAGGCCCGCTTCGACAAGCTGCTGGCACAGGAAGAAGTCTGGATTCGCAAGGGCGTTGAAGCCCGCCGCACTCGCAACGAAGGCCGCGTCCGCCGCCTTGAAAGTTTGCGTGTGCAGCGTGCGGAACGCCGCGAACGCGTTGGCGACGTATCGCTGGCGCTGGCTGAAGGCCAACGCTCCGGCAAGCTCGTGGCCGAACTTGAGCACGTCGGCAAAACCTTCGGCGACAAGATTGTTGTGGACGATTACTCCACAACCATCTTGCGTGGCGACCGCATCGGCATCGTCGGCCCGAACGGCGCGGGCAAGACCACGCTGCTCAAACTGATCTTGGGCGAAATGCAGCCCGACACGGGCACTACGCGCCTTGGCACCAACGTCGCCGTCGCCTATTTCGACCAGATGCGCGCGCAGCTGGATGAAAACGCCACGCTCGTCGACATCATCAGCCCGGGCAGCGAATGGGTGGAAATCGGCGGCACGCGCAAACACGTCATGACCTATCTGGGCGACTTCCTGTTTTCCCCCGCCCGCGCCGGCTCCCCCGTACGCAGCCTATCCGGCGGCGAACGCGCCCGTCTGCTGCTGGCCCGCTTGTTCGCCCGCCCTGCCAACGTGCTCGTGCTGGACGAGCCCACCAACGACCTGGATATCGAAACGCTGGAGCTGCTTGAAGAGCTGCTGCAAGAGTATTCCGGCACCGTACTGCTCGTCAGCCACGACCGCGCCTTCCTGAACAACGTTGTCACGCAGACCATCGCCTATGAAGGCGATGGCCGCTGGCGCGATTACGTGGGCGGTTACGACGAATGGGTTGCCCAGCGCCCGGCGCGCTCCGCTCCTGCCGACGACACCGACAGCGCCCTCAAACCGGTCGACGAAAGCGCCGCGCGCGCCAAGGTTGCGAAGCCCAAGCCCGCCAAAGCCACCAAGATGCACGCGTGGGACTTGCGCGAACTTGAAGGGTTGCCAGACGCCATCGCCGCACTCGAAGCGCAACAGGCCGAACTTGCCGGCAAACTCGCGGACGGCAGCCTGTATCGCGATGCGCCTGCAGAAGTGGAACGCATCAACGCCGAATTAGCCAAGCTGGAAAGCGAGCTCGAAGAACGTTTTGCGCGCTGGGAATTGCTGGAAGCGCGCCGCGAAGGCACGCTGTGATGAGCCCTCTATATATATAGAGGGAGAGGGCATCAATCAAAACGGGGTGGATGGCAATAGCCGTCCACCCCGTTTTGTTTTATACGAACGGACCACAGCAGGTCCGCATAGGTATCAAGTGTGGGCGCGCCAGCCCAATGTTTCGCCTGCGGCCAACGGCACGAGCGTCGTATTGCCGAATTCCAGTTCTTCAGGCACCACGTACGTCTCGCGCGTCAGCGTCAACGTGCCTGTGTTGCGAGGCAGACCATAGAAATCCGGACCATGGAAGCTGGCGAATCCTTCCAGCTTGTCGAGCTTGCCAACCGCTTCGAACGCAGTGGCGTACAACTCCATGGCATGTAAGCCGGTGTAGCAACCTGCACAGCCGCAAGCGTGCTCTTTCAGGCCACGTGCGTGCGGGGCGCTGTCGGTGCCCAGGAAGAAACGCGGACTGCCGCTGGTGGCCGCCTCGACCAGCGCCAGGCGATGCACCTCACGCTTCAGAATCGGCAGGCAATACAAGTGCGGCCGCACGCCACCTTGGAAAATCGCGTTGCGGTTGTACAGCATGTGCTGCGGCGTGATCGTCGCTGCGATCGGCCCTTCGGCGTCGCGCACATACTCAGCGCCCTCTTTCGTCGTGATGTGTTCAAACACCACTTTCAAGTCTGGAAATGCACGACGCAACGGCTTCATCACGCGATCAACGAAAATGGCTTCCCGATCAAATACGTCAATCGCCGGGTCGGTCACTTCACCATGCACCAGCAGCGGCATGCCGCAGCGCTGCAGCGCCTCTAGCGCTGGCGAACATTTGCCCAGCAAATCCGTCACGCCCGCGTCGGAGTTCGTCGTCGCGCCTGCGGGATACAACTTCACGGCATGAACCTGACCCGACTCATGCGCACGGTAGATTTCTTCCGCAGGCGTGTTGTCCGTCAGATAGAGCGTCATCAATGGAGTGAAAGCAGCCGGGTTGCCGCCCGACTTGCGCAGCGCCTCCATGATCCGGCCGCGATAGGCCAGCGCTTGCTCGGTCGTGGTCACCGGCGGCTTCAAGTTGGGCATGATGATCGCGCGCGCAAACTGGCGGGCCGTATCACCGACCACGGCCTCTAGTGCCGCGCCATCGCGCAAGTGCAGGTGCCAGTCGTCGGGCCGGGTAATCGTAAGCTGAGTGGTATTTTGAGTAGACATGGTTTCTTAATCTGCCAGCGGCATACCGCGTTCGGCCAGCGCAGAGAACATCGCGCTGCCCAGCGGAATGACCGCATCGTTGAAATCAAAATGCGAGTTGTGCAGTACGCAGCCCGACTCGGCGCCGCCCTGCCCCAGACGGAAATACGCGCCGGGCTTGTTCTGCAACATGAATGAAAAATCTTCGGAACCCATGGACGGCACCAGATCGCGCACGACGTTTTCCTTGCCGATCATCTCCGTCGCAATATCGGCCACCAGGTTAGCGTGCTGCGGCGTGTTCAGGGTCGCGGGATAAATGCGCTCATAGATCAGTTCCGCAGTGCCGCCAAACGCGCTGGCAATCGCCGTGACCAATTCACGCATCCGGGTCTCGACCATCTCTTGAACTGACTTGCGGAACGTACGCACCGTGCCAACCATCTTGGCTTCCCGCGGAATCACGCTCATTGCACCAGGATGCCCGGCCTGCAACGACCCAATCGACACCACAGCCGAATCCAACGGATTCACGTTGCGCGACACGATGGTCTGCAACGCAGTGATGATCTGGCCGGCGATCATCACCGGATCAATCGTCTGATAAGGATGGGCGCCATGGCCGCCGCGGCCAGTGATCTGGATCTCGAAGCGGTCCGCCGCCGCCATCATCGGACCGGGATTGATGCCGATCGTACCTGGCCTCAAACCCGGCCAATTGTGCAACGCGTAGATGGCATCGCACGGAAACGTGTCGAAAAGGCCATCCTCAAGCATGGCACGCGCGCCGCCTCGGCCCTCTTCGGCCGGCTGGAAGATCAGCACAGCCGTACCGTCAAAGTTTCGCGTTTGCGCCAGGTACTTCGCGGCGCCGATCAAGACAGCAGTGTGACCGTCATGACCGCAGCCATGCATCAAACCCGGCTTGGTGGACTTATGGCCAAACTCGTTGTCTTCCGTCATAGGCAGCGCGTCCATGTCGGCACGCAGACCGATCATGCGGCCGCTGTCGCAGCGCTTGCCGCGGATGACACCAACCACGCCGGTCTTGCCGATGCCCCGGTGCACCTCGATCCCCAGCGCCTCCAAGGCGCCCGCGACGATTCCCGATGTTCGGACCTCCTCGAAGCCCAATTCAGGGTGTGCATGCAAATCGCGCCGCAGCGCGGTCAATTCGTCATGAAACAGTCGAATTGATTCCAAAGCAGATCGTGCGTACATAGGAGGTTACAGAATCGCGTGATAGAGGGATCAGTGTGTGCATTTTAGTTGCTACAGAGGATAAATGCCTTTGTCTTTACCAGAGAGACACGTTATGCTCCGGCCGCAGGACAATTTTTCCAACAGCCAGAGAAGGAGCGCCGCATTATGGCCACAACCTCCAAACCCGCGACCGCGCGCAAGCCGAACGCTGCATTCATGAAGCCCCTGACCCCCAGCGCCGACTTGGCCGCTGTCATCGGCTCGGAAGCCGTGCCGCGTACCGAGGTCACCAAGAAGATCTGGGAATACATCAAGAAGCACGACCTGCAAGATGCCAGCAACAGGCGCAATATCAACGCCGACGCCAAGCTGCGTCCGATCTTTGGCAAGGATCAAGTCACGATGTTCGAACTGACCAAACTGGTCAACGCACATCTGAAGTAAGCAGGCAAAGGGCGTACCCGGTACGTCCCTGTTGCTTAGATTGTCGCGACGCCCTGGCTCACAACCGGGCGAGCTAGCCTTACGTGCAAGCCCTATTCTCGGCGCGACAGCCGCCTCCACCTCCGGAGGACTTCGGCAAAATTCTCCACACCTGTACTACCTGATCGCTAAGCCTGGCGCGGCTTTCCGAGCATCCTGTCATGAAATTCGATGGCCTCTGAACGGTTATGCAACCCCACGGCTATCCGCGCTCGACCGCTGCACACGTTCTGCAATGCTTGAGTGAAAGCCGCAATTGGCAATCTCGCTTGCTGATCATCGAGCACCCTCAACGCGCATCAACGCGCCGCACTGTGCCTATTGATGGTGGATAGCAATACAGCCCCAAACCGTTGAACACAACACCGCTTAATCAGCCCAAATACACGTCGGTGCGCAGCGGTATTGCCCGTTGCCCCCACCCTAGCCTATGCCTCAAAAAGCGCCTGCCGATGCTTTCCAAGAACCTCATCTAGGTTCCTAATGAGGCGCTCGGTCTCTTGCGTCATGTAGGCCTAGCACTGCGCCATCCAGATCAAGCACTTACTGGCGGCAACTTCAGCAAGCCTGCGGACGTGCGCACAAGGTACAACCCAAGCGATCGGCAAGTCAGAGCCCAACTCCGACCTCGATCGTAGCCAACGCCGCGCCACAACGTTGCTCGCGGCTTTTGTGTCACACAAGGTGAGCTGGCCGGGCGCAACTAAGTCTTAGATTCCGCACACTCGACATCAGCTTCCGCACTGAATTTGCGCATGAAAAAGCCGGCATCGCTGCCGGCTTTTTCGTGCCTGGTGAAGACTCAGTCAGGTCAGGCGTAGGTGGTCGGTGCGCTGCCTTCCAGCAACGCCAGCCAACCCTTGATCAGGCGGTAAAGCACCCACACGACGGTGGCGATCAAACCCAGCCAACCAATGAAGATGTACAAGCCAATGCCGCTGATAGCCAGCCACAGCATGGCCCACCAGAATGTGCGCAGCATCCAATCAAAATGAGCCGCGTAAACCGTGCCGGCAGCATCCGAGCGCTTCAAATACATCAGCACCACTGCCGCCAAGGTCGCAATGCCCAGAATTCCACTCGTCAAAAAGCCCAAGGCAAACAAGCCGTAAGCCACGTGGGTCAACGTGCGCAGGTCTAATGTCGTACCGGGCACGGGGGTCTGGGGATCACTCACGATAACGCTCCAACGAATTGACTCGGTCAATCTTACCGCACAAAACCACGCTGCCCACGCTCGTTGTTATTTGTGCACATTCAACATTGGCGCGGCTTGCAGCCTGATTGGCGATGCTTCATGTTCGCAGCACACAGGCACTCTAGCCTTGCCCCAAAGACAAAGCCCCACCGGATACCGGAGGGGCTTTGAGGGATAAGAGCTTGACGATGACCTACTTTCACAGACGTCCGTCCACTATCATCGGCGCGAAGGCGTTTCACTGTCCTGTTCGGGATGGGAAGGAGTGGTACCACCTTGCTATGGTCGTCAAGCGTAACTGCTTGAGCTGCTGACTAAAGCGTCAACCGCTCGAATCTTGGGTATTGCAATCGTTGTACTGCATCGGGAACACGCCACGCCTGTAAACGCACACTAGCTGCAATCACAATCGTAGGGTTCTCACTCTACAAAGACAAAACCCCACAGGATTACCTGTGGGGTTTTGCGGAATAAAAGCCTGACGATGACCTACTTTCACAGACGTCCGTCCACTATCATCGGCGCGAAGGCGTTTCACTGTCCTGTTCGGGATGGGAAGGAGTGGTACCACCTTGCTATGGTCGTCAGGCGTAACTGGTTGAGCGGTTGCGGTTTAGGCAACTGCTCCAATCTTGGAAGAAACACAACGTGTGGATGATCAGAGGCTAGCTCGATGATCATGCACAGGGGGGGGTGTAATTGTTGGCTGACTGCCGACGGTGCAGTCAGATTTTGTATTGAACGACACTTGGAACGCTATATCACCAGGTCAATAACCATCAGTGTTATAGGATCAAGCCTCACGAGCAATTAGTATCAGTTAGCTTAACGCATTACTGCGCTTCCACACCTGACCTATCAACGTCCTGGTCTCGAACGACTCTTTAGGGGGATCAAGTCCCCGGGATACCTAATCTTCAGACGAGTTTCCCGCTTAGATGCCTTCAGCGGTTATCTCTTCCGTACTTAGCTACCCGGCAATGCCATTGGCATGACAACCGGTACACCAGAGGTACGTCCACTCCGGTCCTCTCGTACTAGGAGCAGGCTCCGTCAAGTATCCAACGCCCACGGCAGATAGGGACCAAACTGTCTCACGACGTTTTAAACCCAGCTCACGTACCTCTTTAAATGGCGAACAGCCATACCCTTGGGACCGGCTACAGCCCCAGGATGAGATGAGCCGACATCGAGGTGCCAAACACCGCCGTCGATATGAACTCTTGGGCGGTATCAGCCTGTTATCCCCAGAGTACCTTTTATCCGTTGAGCGATGGCCCTTCCATTCAGAACCACCGGATCACTATGTCCTGCTTTCGCACCTGTTCGACTTGTCAGTCTCACAGTCAAGCACGCTTATGCCATTGCACTATCAGCACGATTTCCGACCGTACCTAGCGTACCTTCGAACTCCTCCGTTACACTTTGGGAGGAGACCGCCCCAGTCAAACTGCCCACCATGCACTGTCCCCGATCCGGATAACGGACCAAGGTTAGAACCGCAAACAAACCAGGGTGGTATTTCAAGGTTGGCTCCACGTAATCTAGCGACTACGCTTCAAAGCCTCCCACCTATCCTACACAGGCCGGTTCACAGATCAATGCAAAGCTACAGTAAAGGTTCATGGGGTCTTTCCGTCTAGCCGCGGGTAGATTGCATCATCACAAACACTTCAACTTCGCTGAGTCTCAGGAGGAGACAGTGTGGCCATCGTTACGCCATTCGTGCAGGTCGGAACTTACCCGACAAGGAATTTCGCTACCTTAGGACCGTTATAGTTACGGCCGCCGTTTACCGGGGCTTCGATCAAGAGCTTGCACCCCATCACTTAACCTTCCGGCACCGGGCAGGCGTCACACCCTATACGTCGACTTTCGTCTTTGCAGAGTGCTGTGTTTTTAATAAACAGTCGCAGCCACCGATTCTCTGCGACCCCATCATGCTAAGCGCGCAGGCGCTTCACACTACCGGGGTATACCTTCTCCCGAAGTTACGGTATCAATTTGCCGAGTTCCTTCTCCTGAGTTCTCTCAAGCGCCTTGGAATATTCATCCCGTCCACCTGTGTCGGTTTGCGGTACGGTCTCGTACAGCTGAAGCTTAGAGGCTTTTCTTGGAACCACTTCCAATCACTTCGCAAGCAATGCTCGCTCGTGTCACACCCTTGATTTACGCGCCCGGATTTGCCTAAGCGCCATCTTCGATGCAGCAACAGGGACATCCAACACCCTGATGATCTTCCGCGATCCGTCCCCCCATCGCACTGTACGACGGTACTGGAATATTAACCAGTTTCCCATCAGCTACGCATCTCTGCCTCGCCTTAGGGGCCGACTCACCCTGCGCCGATGAACGTTGCGCAGGAAACCTTGGACTTACGGCGAGGGGGCTTTTCACCCCCTTTATCGCTACTCATGTCAGCATTCGCACTTCTGATACCTCCAGCAGCCTTTACAAGCCACCTTCACAGGCTTACAGAACGCTCTCCTACCGCGTGCACTAAAAGTGCACACCCGCAGCTTCGGTTTATCGCTTAGCCCCGTTACATCTTCCGCGCAGGACGACTCGATCAGTGAGCTATTACGCTTTCTTTAAAGGATGGCTGCTTCTAAGCCAACCTCCTGACTG of Achromobacter seleniivolatilans contains these proteins:
- the ftsL gene encoding cell division protein FtsL produces the protein MGRVNLIVAALLMLSAISLVTSRYQSRQLFVELGRDQAQARDLETNWRRLQLDRAELARNARVDAIARDGLKMISIVPDRTLYLNQAPVSATGGAQ
- the rsmH gene encoding 16S rRNA (cytosine(1402)-N(4))-methyltransferase RsmH, with the translated sequence MEFEHRPVLLEPTVDALLLADFGGKGATRSHMQTEPAAATRSESGVFVDGTFGRGGHSRELLGRLGKNARLVVFDKDPEAIAVARELAAADPRVTVVHGGFATMAEELEQLGIGKVDGVMLDLGVSSPQIDDAERGFSFMRDGPLDMRMDTTRGPTVAEWLAQASVDEMREVIADYGEERFAFQVAKAIAARRATRPLCTTLELAECVASAVRTREKGQHPATRTFQALRIYINRELEELARTLAAALDLLAPGGRLAVISFHSLEDRMVKQCIVAAARPAAAHARLPLRESEMPQPILRSLGRILAEDEEVSANARARSAVLRVAERTETPLPAEGGFAFVKIGSLPGSDLAPPPRRGGKGGRR
- the mraZ gene encoding division/cell wall cluster transcriptional repressor MraZ, with the protein product MFQGSSALTLDAKGRISIPTRHRDALVSQADGRLTLTRHPDGCLLVYPRPEWEKKREQIAAFPMTARALQRLLLGNAQDVELDGSGRVLIAPELRNASGMTRDVMLLGLGAHFELWDAATLASREAEDLAKGMPDVLNQFSF
- a CDS encoding ATP-binding cassette domain-containing protein yields the protein MAIATLITLTDIQLAYGHHPLLDHADFAIQAGERIGLIGRNGAGKSSLLRLLDGRTQPDDGDIARTSGLRVATVEQEPELDENATVFDVVCNIDGDHEDWQRPSRVRAVLEKLGLPADVQIAGLSGGTRKRVALARALVEEPDLLLLDEPTNHLDFEGIAWLEEMLLSWRGAAVIITHDRRFLDAVTTRIVELDRGRLLSFPGNFSQWQERKAQWLESERLEQARFDKLLAQEEVWIRKGVEARRTRNEGRVRRLESLRVQRAERRERVGDVSLALAEGQRSGKLVAELEHVGKTFGDKIVVDDYSTTILRGDRIGIVGPNGAGKTTLLKLILGEMQPDTGTTRLGTNVAVAYFDQMRAQLDENATLVDIISPGSEWVEIGGTRKHVMTYLGDFLFSPARAGSPVRSLSGGERARLLLARLFARPANVLVLDEPTNDLDIETLELLEELLQEYSGTVLLVSHDRAFLNNVVTQTIAYEGDGRWRDYVGGYDEWVAQRPARSAPADDTDSALKPVDESAARAKVAKPKPAKATKMHAWDLRELEGLPDAIAALEAQQAELAGKLADGSLYRDAPAEVERINAELAKLESELEERFARWELLEARREGTL
- the pyrC gene encoding dihydroorotase, which gives rise to MSTQNTTQLTITRPDDWHLHLRDGAALEAVVGDTARQFARAIIMPNLKPPVTTTEQALAYRGRIMEALRKSGGNPAAFTPLMTLYLTDNTPAEEIYRAHESGQVHAVKLYPAGATTNSDAGVTDLLGKCSPALEALQRCGMPLLVHGEVTDPAIDVFDREAIFVDRVMKPLRRAFPDLKVVFEHITTKEGAEYVRDAEGPIAATITPQHMLYNRNAIFQGGVRPHLYCLPILKREVHRLALVEAATSGSPRFFLGTDSAPHARGLKEHACGCAGCYTGLHAMELYATAFEAVGKLDKLEGFASFHGPDFYGLPRNTGTLTLTRETYVVPEELEFGNTTLVPLAAGETLGWRAHT
- a CDS encoding M20 aminoacylase family protein, whose translation is MYARSALESIRLFHDELTALRRDLHAHPELGFEEVRTSGIVAGALEALGIEVHRGIGKTGVVGVIRGKRCDSGRMIGLRADMDALPMTEDNEFGHKSTKPGLMHGCGHDGHTAVLIGAAKYLAQTRNFDGTAVLIFQPAEEGRGGARAMLEDGLFDTFPCDAIYALHNWPGLRPGTIGINPGPMMAAADRFEIQITGRGGHGAHPYQTIDPVMIAGQIITALQTIVSRNVNPLDSAVVSIGSLQAGHPGAMSVIPREAKMVGTVRTFRKSVQEMVETRMRELVTAIASAFGGTAELIYERIYPATLNTPQHANLVADIATEMIGKENVVRDLVPSMGSEDFSFMLQNKPGAYFRLGQGGAESGCVLHNSHFDFNDAVIPLGSAMFSALAERGMPLAD
- a CDS encoding SWIB/MDM2 domain-containing protein; this translates as MATTSKPATARKPNAAFMKPLTPSADLAAVIGSEAVPRTEVTKKIWEYIKKHDLQDASNRRNINADAKLRPIFGKDQVTMFELTKLVNAHLK
- a CDS encoding DUF4870 family protein; this encodes MSDPQTPVPGTTLDLRTLTHVAYGLFALGFLTSGILGIATLAAVVLMYLKRSDAAGTVYAAHFDWMLRTFWWAMLWLAISGIGLYIFIGWLGLIATVVWVLYRLIKGWLALLEGSAPTTYA